Proteins co-encoded in one Malus domestica chromosome 09, GDT2T_hap1 genomic window:
- the MYB111 gene encoding myb-related protein 308-like (The RefSeq protein has 1 substitution compared to this genomic sequence): MRKPCCEKEGTNKGAWSKQEDQKLIDYIKTHGEGCWRSLPKAAGLHRCGKSCRLRWINYLRPDIKRGNFEQDEEELIIKLHALLGNRWSLIAGRLPGRTDNEVKNYWNSHIRKKLIKMGIDPNNHRLNQIIPRPNPQNDSVSPAATSSGSMSNINACTKTPLKSSDDQIDHRASEAASVLEDETSGPSSRDLNLDLTIAFPEPSLQVEEGMPKLIKGSNTTAREIETNLQHLPTLVLFR, from the exons ATGAGAAAACCTTGCTGTGAAAAAGAAGGCACAAACAAAGGAGCTTGGTCTAAACAAGAAGACCAAAAACTCATTGATTACATTAAGACTCATGGGGAAGGCTGCTGGCGATCTCTCCCCAAGGCTGCAG GGTTGCACCGGTGTGGCAAAAGTTGTAGGCTAAGATGGATAAACTATTTAAGGCCAGACATCAAACGTGGTAACTTTGAGCAAGATGAAGAAGACCTCATCATCAAACTACATGCCCTCCTTGGCAACCG GTGGTCGTTGATTGCTGGAAGGCTGCCCGGTAGGACGGACAATGAGGTTAAGAACTACTGGAATTCTCACATCCGGAAGAAGCTAATAAAAATGGGTATTGATCCAAATAACCATAGGCTAAACCAGATTATTCCTCGTCCAAATCCGCAAAACGATAGCGTTTCACCTGCTGCAACATCATCTGGGTCAATGAGCAATATTAATGCATGTACTAAAACACCATTGAAATCCTCAGATGATCAAATTGATCATAGGGCCTCAGAAGCTGCGAGTGTTCTTGAAGATGAAACATCTGGTCCATCATCTCGTGACTTGAATCTTGACCTCACCATTGCATTTCCTGAACCTTCACTACAGGTTGAGGAAGGGATGCCAAAGCTTATCAAGGGGTCGAACACTACTGCTAGAGAAATCGAAACAAACCTCCAGCATTTGCCTACCCTTGTGCTTTTCAGATAA
- the LOC103444174 gene encoding uncharacterized protein At1g66480, whose protein sequence is MGNTIGGRRKAKVMKISGETFKVKTPIRAWDVVKDYPGHVLLNSEAVKRFGVRARPLEPQEELKPKKIYFLVQLPKFPAEEEEKQVTRRVRSGIQVSAKDRLECLMLSRRSVSDLTSVRASSTTSSSSSEGPVRMKMRLPKAQMVKLVEESKDDVEIAERIIELYMVNNGGKVEGQMVEKEEGVLQRKRGGDNLKPSHEKRVSFVPVEEEEIRLDLAPQ, encoded by the exons ATGGGGAACACAAttggaggaagaaggaaagCAAAGGTAATGAAAATCAGCGGGGAGACCTTCAAAGTAAAGACCCCGATAAGGGCATGGGACGTAGTGAAGGACTACCCAGGTCATGTCCTATTGAACTCAGAAGCTGTGAAACGTTTTGGCGTGAGGGCCAGGCCACTGGAACCACAAGAAGAATTGAAGCccaagaaaatatattttcttgtcCAACTCCCCAAGTTTCcggcggaggaagaagaaaaacaagtgaCAAGAAGAGTGCGGTCGGGTATTCAAGTGAGTGCCAAGGACAGGCTCGAGTGCTTGATGCTTTCACGGCGGTCGGTGTCGGATCTTACGAGTGTTAGGGCATCGTCGACAACGTCGAGTTCATCATCGGAGGGACCGGTGCGGATGAAGATGAGGCTGCCGAAGGCTCAAATGGTAAAACTGGTTGAAGAGAGTAAGGATGACGTGGAAATTGCTGAGAGGATAATAGAGCTTTATATGGTTAATAATGGTGGAAAGGTCGAAGGGCAGATggtggagaaggaagaaggcgtTTTGCAGCGGAAGCGTGGTGGTGACAACCTCAAGCCGAGTCATGAG AAGCGAGTGAGTTTTGTCCctgtggaagaagaagaaattcgTTTAGATCTAGCCCCTCAATAG